A part of Aquaspirillum sp. LM1 genomic DNA contains:
- a CDS encoding DUF2306 domain-containing protein, whose translation MLQNTLPDLWRSLSPVIATHVLAAGYSLLCGLVLLSLRKGTPLHRVLGGSWVGAMLVTALGSFWIQSRGHLSWIHLLSGWTVLGLAMGMWSLWRGRVQAHRQAMRGLMVGLTVAFVFTLTPDRLLGRWLWHTL comes from the coding sequence ATGTTGCAGAATACCTTGCCCGATTTATGGCGCAGCCTGTCGCCGGTGATTGCCACCCACGTCCTGGCGGCGGGATACAGCCTGCTTTGCGGGCTGGTGCTGCTGTCGCTGCGCAAAGGCACGCCATTGCACCGGGTGCTGGGCGGCAGCTGGGTGGGGGCCATGCTGGTGACCGCGCTGGGGTCGTTCTGGATTCAGAGCCGGGGCCATTTGTCGTGGATCCATCTGCTGTCGGGGTGGACCGTGCTGGGTCTGGCCATGGGCATGTGGAGCCTGTGGCGCGGCCGGGTGCAGGCACACCGCCAGGCCATGCGCGGGCTGATGGTCGGGCTGACGGTGGCGTTTGTGTTTACCCTGACCCCAGACCGGCTGCTGGGGCGCTGGCTATGGCATACCCTATGA
- a CDS encoding helix-turn-helix domain-containing protein, with protein sequence MSISVFAHFAPLSPLIGDVLAATLPGGPYQLPATLQPMLLVILHGEIRLRAWPEQPLAQARRLPMLSVCGATTGIRYAWATPGTQILLASVQPGQLPRLFGVSGLAVMEDCVPLEALLPPGWASEWAEQLLQATTAAQQRRQLEQGLWRLHTHHGQRPADLALPAPLLARPLLELADIFSLSPRQFERQFLRSYGQSLRAFRQQARWSQMLIHQVFGRQTLARWADIAADQAYCDQAHLSRDMRRFAGYTPAHLSRQLAADDPALWPYRLSQADALRLFGQMDGA encoded by the coding sequence ATGTCCATTTCGGTATTTGCCCATTTTGCCCCCTTGAGCCCACTGATTGGCGACGTGCTGGCCGCCACCCTGCCCGGCGGGCCGTATCAGTTGCCCGCCACCTTGCAGCCGATGCTGCTGGTGATCCTGCATGGGGAAATCCGCCTGCGCGCATGGCCCGAGCAGCCGCTGGCCCAGGCACGGCGTTTGCCGATGCTCAGCGTGTGCGGGGCCACCACCGGGATACGCTACGCCTGGGCCACGCCAGGGACGCAGATTTTGCTGGCGTCGGTGCAGCCAGGGCAACTGCCCCGGCTGTTTGGTGTATCCGGGCTGGCGGTAATGGAAGATTGTGTGCCGCTGGAGGCGCTGCTGCCGCCGGGCTGGGCCAGCGAATGGGCCGAACAGCTGCTGCAGGCCACCACTGCAGCGCAACAGCGCCGGCAGCTGGAACAGGGTCTGTGGCGGCTGCACACCCACCATGGCCAGCGGCCAGCTGACCTGGCGCTGCCTGCGCCTTTGCTGGCCCGACCACTGCTTGAACTGGCCGATATATTCAGCCTGAGCCCACGCCAGTTTGAGCGGCAGTTTTTGCGCAGCTACGGCCAGAGCCTGCGCGCCTTTCGCCAGCAGGCGCGCTGGAGCCAGATGCTGATCCACCAGGTATTTGGCCGCCAGACGCTGGCACGCTGGGCCGATATTGCCGCCGACCAGGCGTATTGCGACCAGGCGCACCTGAGCCGGGACATGCGCCGGTTTGCCGGCTACACCCCGGCGCACCTGAGCCGCCAGCTGGCCGCCGACGACCCGGCGCTATGGCCGTACCGACTGAGCCAGGCCGATGCACTGCGCCTGTTTGGCCAGATGGACGGCGCATGA
- the dut gene encoding dUTP diphosphatase — protein MFPTVDLKILDARLHQQLPAYATPGAAGLDLRAAIDADLLIQPGETHLVPTGLAIHLADPGYAAMILPRSGLGHKHGIVLGNLVGLIDSDYQGQVFVSLWNRGQTAFCLTPMERMAQLVIVPVVQATFNLVEEFAASERGEGGFGSTGTR, from the coding sequence ATGTTTCCGACTGTTGACCTGAAAATCCTGGATGCCCGCCTGCATCAGCAGCTGCCCGCCTACGCCACCCCCGGTGCCGCTGGGCTGGACCTGCGCGCCGCCATTGACGCCGACTTGCTGATTCAACCCGGCGAAACCCATCTGGTGCCCACTGGCCTGGCCATTCACCTGGCCGACCCTGGCTATGCGGCAATGATCCTGCCGCGCTCTGGCCTGGGTCACAAGCATGGCATTGTGCTGGGCAATCTGGTTGGGCTGATTGATTCGGACTATCAGGGCCAGGTGTTTGTGTCGCTGTGGAATCGCGGCCAGACGGCGTTCTGCCTGACGCCGATGGAGCGCATGGCCCAGCTGGTGATTGTGCCGGTGGTGCAGGCAACATTCAATCTGGTGGAAGAATTTGCCGCCAGCGAACGTGGCGAAGGCGGTTTTGGCAGCACTGGCACGCGCTAA
- a CDS encoding ISAs1 family transposase, protein METEGKLQLADVFVSITDPRQTRKTRHDLVEGLVVAVNGVLAGADTFVEIEAWANEKLTWFRRYLKLEHGIPSHDTFGRLFGLIDPTEFESAFQRWVRSILPALAAQDVVAIDGKTSRRSGKVDATALHLVSAFAAGAGLVMGQTATAKKSNEKTAIPTLLNTLALEGCIVTIDAMGTQTNIAQAIRDKKADYVLAVKDNHPTLADSMRDFFTQFQSAPAEQTPHSFHEQIEKDHGRIEHRRCYVFDQLDCLYKPTQWPDLHAFVVMDSERLVKGKTTREQRYYLTSLAADAQRLAHAIRAHWSVENRLHWCMDVVFGDDQMRARTGHAAHNLAVLKHITLNLIRLDPIPRKGGIKVRRLIAATSDEYREQLFGLGWA, encoded by the coding sequence ATGGAGACAGAAGGCAAGTTGCAGCTAGCGGATGTGTTTGTCTCCATCACCGACCCTCGCCAAACCCGCAAGACACGGCACGATCTGGTCGAAGGGCTCGTGGTCGCCGTCAACGGCGTACTGGCCGGAGCCGACACCTTCGTCGAGATCGAAGCCTGGGCCAACGAGAAACTGACATGGTTTCGTCGCTATCTCAAGCTGGAACACGGCATTCCCTCTCATGACACGTTTGGGCGGCTGTTCGGGCTGATTGATCCAACAGAGTTCGAGTCTGCCTTTCAACGCTGGGTTCGCAGCATACTGCCCGCTCTGGCTGCTCAGGATGTGGTGGCAATCGACGGCAAAACCAGCCGACGCTCCGGCAAGGTGGACGCCACCGCACTGCATCTGGTCAGCGCCTTTGCCGCCGGGGCCGGGCTGGTGATGGGACAAACGGCCACGGCAAAAAAATCCAATGAAAAAACCGCCATCCCGACGCTGCTCAATACCCTGGCGCTGGAAGGCTGCATCGTGACCATCGACGCGATGGGCACGCAAACCAACATTGCCCAGGCCATCCGCGACAAGAAAGCTGACTATGTTCTGGCGGTCAAGGACAACCACCCTACGCTCGCCGACTCAATGCGCGACTTCTTCACACAGTTCCAATCTGCCCCGGCGGAACAAACCCCGCACAGCTTTCATGAGCAGATAGAGAAGGATCACGGACGTATTGAACATCGTCGCTGCTACGTCTTCGACCAACTGGATTGTCTGTACAAGCCAACGCAATGGCCTGATTTGCATGCCTTTGTGGTGATGGATTCAGAGCGTCTGGTCAAAGGCAAAACCACCCGCGAGCAGCGCTACTACCTCACCAGTCTGGCAGCGGATGCACAACGCCTGGCGCATGCCATCCGGGCGCATTGGTCAGTTGAGAACCGCCTGCACTGGTGCATGGACGTGGTGTTTGGTGATGATCAGATGCGCGCCCGTACGGGCCACGCCGCGCACAACCTGGCGGTGCTCAAGCACATCACGCTGAATCTGATTCGGCTGGATCCGATTCCACGCAAGGGGGGCATCAAGGTGCGCCGACTGATTGCGGCGACGTCGGATGAATACCGTGAGCAGCTCTTCGGACTTGGGTGGGCGTGA
- a CDS encoding protein kinase, producing the protein MNHKLEILRKLDLHLLADRYEPTQEVSSGKSSWAFYGVDRETNEAVFIKFLLFPRTEMEKARFENEIFILKQGLSPGMSSFSKILHDGSAEHGNVLYFITKKADGLTLADWMDRFLMCSDITKRLEVFHRISSSVSRSYVASIMAQHRDLHPGNIILQEGEIDWRARRSKDFFVKIIDWGQAYSAFLPMYDDSPDFSFILHKNIGREFTASFYSAPPEVFLKPLEQHLENYDSWALGLLLYKILTHKDAFVFEGIGDYVSAVINGQIEGIARACKAIVAQLETPHAALLSEVFYRLIKVNPHERMNVQIVERVMWDLRIENFVPRDHHELHSYLLNPSHYEPAEGWRFSSKPEYD; encoded by the coding sequence ATGAATCATAAATTAGAAATTCTAAGAAAGCTCGATTTGCATTTATTGGCAGATAGGTATGAGCCTACTCAAGAAGTTTCTTCAGGAAAAAGCTCCTGGGCATTTTACGGAGTAGATAGAGAAACAAATGAAGCGGTTTTTATAAAATTCCTTTTGTTTCCTAGAACCGAGATGGAGAAAGCCCGATTCGAGAATGAGATCTTTATTTTAAAACAAGGCCTTTCGCCCGGAATGTCTTCTTTCTCTAAAATTTTACATGACGGATCGGCTGAACATGGAAATGTATTGTATTTTATTACTAAAAAGGCAGATGGCTTAACTCTAGCAGACTGGATGGATAGATTTTTGATGTGCTCAGACATAACCAAGAGACTGGAGGTTTTTCATAGAATTTCATCGTCTGTCTCTAGGTCTTATGTTGCCTCTATTATGGCTCAGCATAGAGATTTGCACCCTGGAAACATAATTTTGCAAGAAGGTGAAATTGATTGGCGCGCACGGCGCTCTAAAGATTTTTTTGTGAAAATAATTGACTGGGGTCAAGCTTATTCAGCGTTTCTGCCAATGTATGATGATAGCCCAGACTTTTCGTTTATTTTGCATAAAAATATTGGCAGAGAATTTACAGCCTCATTTTACAGTGCTCCCCCAGAGGTGTTTTTAAAGCCACTTGAACAGCACTTGGAAAATTATGATTCATGGGCGTTGGGCTTGTTGCTGTATAAAATCCTAACACACAAAGACGCTTTTGTTTTTGAAGGAATCGGCGATTATGTCTCAGCAGTTATTAATGGGCAAATAGAGGGCATCGCAAGAGCTTGCAAAGCTATTGTGGCACAGCTAGAGACACCACATGCAGCGCTTCTTTCTGAAGTTTTTTACAGATTGATAAAGGTAAACCCGCATGAAAGAATGAATGTGCAAATAGTAGAAAGAGTGATGTGGGATTTGAGAATTGAAAACTTCGTTCCACGAGATCATCATGAATTGCATAGTTATCTGCTGAATCCTTCCCACTATGAACCTGCTGAAGGATGGCGTTTTTCTTCGAAACCTGAATACGATTAA
- a CDS encoding hydroxypyruvate isomerase family protein, which yields MPRFAANLSMLFTTHPWPERPAAAARAGFTAVEIQFPYESIAADTLAAACTDAGVRLCLINVPAGDLMQGGPGLAAGPGREAAFAQAVDACLAYLAALGEQAPGRVNVLAGRLAEGVSRAEALATLVANLRAALPRFAAAGVRVGLEAINRHDMPGFLLNTPVDLAEVWQALGRHPLLDAQIDLYHMAREGQDLPALLAQPPLPIGHLQFADCPGRGAPGSGALDWPRLFALIDQHYPDTYCAAEYRMEPHAPLDVRAGWPLN from the coding sequence ATGCCGCGCTTCGCCGCCAACCTCTCCATGCTGTTCACCACCCACCCCTGGCCCGAGCGCCCCGCTGCTGCCGCTCGCGCCGGGTTTACCGCCGTGGAAATCCAGTTTCCCTATGAATCCATTGCCGCCGACACCCTGGCCGCCGCCTGCACCGATGCCGGCGTACGGTTATGCCTGATCAATGTCCCGGCTGGCGATTTAATGCAGGGCGGGCCGGGCTTGGCGGCGGGGCCGGGCCGCGAGGCGGCGTTTGCCCAGGCGGTGGACGCGTGCCTGGCCTATCTGGCGGCCTTGGGTGAGCAGGCACCGGGGCGGGTGAATGTACTGGCCGGGCGGCTGGCCGAGGGAGTGAGCCGCGCCGAGGCGCTGGCCACCCTGGTAGCAAATCTGCGCGCAGCCTTGCCGCGCTTTGCGGCAGCGGGCGTTCGCGTCGGTCTGGAGGCAATCAACCGCCACGACATGCCCGGCTTCTTGCTCAACACCCCGGTGGATCTGGCCGAGGTGTGGCAGGCGCTGGGGCGTCATCCGCTGCTGGATGCGCAAATCGACCTGTACCATATGGCCCGAGAAGGTCAGGATTTGCCAGCCTTACTGGCCCAGCCGCCGCTGCCCATCGGCCACCTGCAGTTTGCCGATTGTCCGGGCCGGGGTGCGCCCGGCAGTGGCGCGCTGGATTGGCCCAGGCTGTTTGCGCTGATTGACCAGCATTACCCCGACACTTATTGCGCGGCAGAATACCGGATGGAACCGCATGCCCCGCTGGACGTGCGCGCCGGCTGGCCGCTGAACTGA
- a CDS encoding peptidylprolyl isomerase, translating to MRTKLLCGLIAATLALPVLADKPAFSVNGTAVPQARVDAMLQQLQQQGQTDSPQLRAMVRDQLVLTEILRQEAQKKSLDKSAEYKSEIDAFSARLLANLFVRDWMRAHPVSEAQLRGEYDKVVAQFSRKEYRARHVLVDNEADAQKILADLQKGKAFAAIAKEVSKDTGSKDKGGELDWAPADSYVAEFSTALTKLSRGQVAAAPVKTQFGWHVIQLIDVRDAQGPSFDELKPQLAQRIQGAQLDAYLGKLKQQAKVE from the coding sequence ATGCGTACCAAGCTTCTGTGCGGCCTGATCGCCGCCACCCTGGCCCTGCCGGTGCTGGCTGACAAACCGGCGTTTTCGGTTAACGGCACTGCCGTGCCGCAAGCCCGTGTTGACGCCATGCTGCAGCAACTGCAACAGCAAGGCCAGACCGACTCTCCGCAGCTGCGCGCCATGGTGCGTGACCAGCTGGTGCTGACCGAAATCCTGCGCCAGGAAGCGCAAAAGAAGAGCCTGGACAAGTCGGCAGAATACAAGTCGGAAATCGACGCCTTCTCCGCCCGTCTGCTGGCCAACCTGTTTGTGCGTGACTGGATGCGCGCCCACCCGGTGAGCGAAGCCCAGCTGCGCGGCGAATACGACAAGGTCGTTGCCCAGTTCAGCCGCAAGGAATACCGCGCCCGCCATGTGCTGGTGGACAACGAAGCCGACGCGCAAAAGATTCTGGCTGACCTGCAAAAGGGCAAGGCCTTTGCCGCCATCGCCAAGGAAGTGTCGAAAGACACCGGCAGCAAGGACAAGGGCGGTGAACTGGACTGGGCACCGGCAGACAGCTATGTGGCCGAGTTCAGCACCGCGCTGACCAAGCTCAGCCGTGGCCAGGTGGCCGCCGCACCGGTAAAAACCCAGTTTGGCTGGCATGTGATTCAGCTGATTGACGTGCGCGATGCGCAAGGCCCGTCGTTTGACGAGCTGAAACCGCAGCTGGCCCAGCGCATTCAGGGCGCTCAGCTGGATGCTTACCTGGGCAAGCTCAAGCAGCAGGCCAAGGTGGAATAA
- a CDS encoding peptidylprolyl isomerase — translation MRLNHIAAVLLTLSLAAGAQAADKSVAVVNGTAIAQTELDQLTDSVVKGSNGRVKDSPELRAELKQQLINRQIILQEASRRSLDKSAQFKERLEDIRNDLLQQALFEDIARANPVTEAQVKAEYDRLKGQTVGQKEVKARQIVLGSEEDAKQVIAQLKKGGKFEELARNKSRDPAAKQSGGDMGWGNLGMMPKPLADELKSIGKGQVSAQPFKTELGFHVFKIEEIRDVKVPSFDEAKQQLARQMQNAQIEKTLVELRNKAKIQ, via the coding sequence ATGCGTTTGAACCACATTGCCGCAGTGCTGCTGACGCTGTCGCTGGCTGCCGGCGCACAGGCAGCCGATAAATCGGTGGCAGTGGTCAATGGCACCGCCATTGCCCAGACCGAACTCGACCAACTGACCGATTCCGTGGTGAAGGGCAGCAATGGCCGGGTGAAGGACAGCCCGGAACTGCGTGCCGAACTCAAGCAGCAGCTGATCAACCGCCAGATCATCCTGCAGGAAGCCAGCCGCCGCAGCCTGGACAAGAGCGCCCAGTTCAAGGAGCGCCTGGAAGACATTCGCAACGATCTGCTGCAACAGGCGCTGTTTGAAGACATCGCCCGCGCCAACCCGGTGACCGAAGCACAGGTCAAGGCCGAATACGACCGCCTGAAGGGGCAGACTGTTGGCCAGAAAGAAGTCAAAGCCCGCCAGATTGTGCTGGGCAGCGAAGAAGACGCCAAGCAAGTGATTGCCCAGCTGAAAAAAGGCGGCAAGTTTGAAGAGCTGGCCCGTAACAAATCGCGCGACCCGGCGGCCAAACAAAGTGGCGGCGACATGGGCTGGGGCAATCTGGGCATGATGCCCAAGCCGCTGGCCGATGAGCTGAAGTCGATTGGCAAGGGCCAGGTATCAGCCCAGCCGTTTAAAACCGAACTGGGCTTTCATGTGTTCAAGATTGAAGAAATCCGTGACGTGAAGGTGCCAAGCTTTGACGAAGCCAAGCAACAGCTGGCGCGTCAGATGCAAAACGCCCAAATCGAAAAAACCCTGGTCGAGCTGCGCAACAAAGCCAAAATCCAGTAA
- a CDS encoding BolA family transcriptional regulator, producing MTLHADSVPLREQILQRLAVLQPELVELDDDSAAHAGHAGAAGGGGHFSLMLVSPAFTGCSRIERHRRVYAALGELIPSHIHALSLRAYAPDEL from the coding sequence GTGACCCTACACGCTGATTCTGTGCCACTGCGCGAGCAGATTCTCCAGCGGCTGGCGGTGTTGCAGCCTGAACTGGTCGAGCTGGACGACGACAGCGCCGCCCACGCTGGCCATGCCGGTGCGGCGGGCGGTGGCGGACATTTTTCCCTGATGCTGGTATCGCCGGCCTTTACCGGCTGCTCCCGCATCGAACGCCACCGGCGGGTATACGCCGCGCTAGGTGAGCTTATTCCTTCCCATATTCATGCTTTGAGCTTGCGCGCCTACGCGCCTGACGAGCTCTGA
- a CDS encoding YciI family protein — protein sequence MRYVIIGRDVPNSLAQRLAARPDHLARLTALRDAGRLVMAGPCPAIDAADPGPAGFSGSVIVADFDSLEAARAWADADPYVAAGVYASVEILPFKQVF from the coding sequence ATGCGTTATGTCATCATTGGCCGCGACGTGCCCAACTCTCTGGCCCAACGTCTGGCCGCCCGCCCCGACCACCTGGCCCGGCTGACCGCCCTGCGCGACGCTGGCCGTCTGGTAATGGCCGGCCCCTGCCCGGCCATCGACGCTGCCGACCCTGGCCCGGCGGGTTTCAGCGGCAGCGTGATTGTTGCCGATTTCGACTCACTGGAAGCCGCCCGCGCCTGGGCGGATGCCGACCCCTATGTGGCTGCTGGCGTCTATGCTTCGGTAGAAATCCTGCCGTTCAAACAGGTGTTCTGA